The Vibrio sp. NTOU-M3 genomic sequence TCTGCTTCACCGGGACCGTTTACAACACAGCCGATAATCGACACATCCATTGGTGTAATTATGTCTTCCAAGCGCTCTTCCAATGCATTGACTGTCCCAATCACATCGAACTCTTGACGAGAGCAGCTTGGACAAGCAATAAAGTTAATGCCGCGAGAACGAATTCGCAAAGACTTCAAAATATCAAAACCGACTTTGATCTCTTCCACTGGGTTTGCCGCCAAAGAGATACGAAGCGTGTCACCAATGCCTTCGGCTAAGAGCATGCCTAAGCCAACGGACGATTTCACCGCACCGGCACGTGCACCACCAGCTTCAGTGATGCCAAGGTGTAGTGGTTGATCAATTTTTTTCGCCAGTAAGCGGTATGAATCTACAGCGAGGAAAACATCCGAAGCTTTTACGCTGACTTTAAATTGGTCAAAGTTAAGGCGATCGAGAATATCAACATGGCGCATTGCTGATTCAACTAACGCTTCAGGCGTCGGCTCGCCATATTTCATCTGGATGTCTTTTTCCAAAGAGCCGCCGTTCACACCAATTCGGATTGGTATATTTTTATCGCGGGCGCAATCTACAACTGCACGAATACGATCTTCTTTACCAATATTGCCCGGGTTGATGCGTAAACAATCCACACCATACTCCGCAACTTTAAGTGCGATTCGGTAGTCAAAATGAATATCTGCGACAAGTGGAATGTTCACTTGCTGCTTAATTAATTTAAAAGCTTCAGCGGCTTCCATCGTAGGTACGGAAACTCGTACGATATCTGCACCGACATTTTCCAATGCTCTGATCTGTGCAACAGTCGCATCCACGTCTGTTGTTCTGGTGTTTGTCATTGACTGCACCGCAATTGGTGCGCCATCACCAATTGGAACATCACCCACGTAGATACGTGTCGATGGGCGACGTTTTATAGGAGATTCGTGTTGCATATTATTTATCTAGGTAAGGTGAATCTTGCTACTTTGCCTGAAGTATACCCAGAAAGGTCGACAGGTTCACTCGCAAATGTCATTGAAACGTTTTCGGGTGCACCTAAAATCACTTTATATGGTGTTTTGCCCGAAAGCTGTAAAATTTGACCAGGCTTTTTGATTCCCGTAGCCAAGGTTTTCCCTGATGCATCTTTGACCTGAATCCAGCAGTCCGCTTTAAAAGACATCTGTAAGCTGTTGGCTACGACTTCTGCTGGTTGTGAGGTCGTTTGCTGTTGTTCTGGTTCCTCAACTGCCGCTTCTGTCACTGTTGTCTCGACTGAATCTGTCGCTGCCGGTTCTTGAACTTCGATAACATCTTCTACAATGACATCATCATTTTGCTCACTATTCTCCGGTAGCGGTACTGGTAGAGAGTTAATACTTTGTTCTGCCTCGATTAAGGCTTGATCATCATCTAACGTAAGAAAGTCTGTCGATTGAGGCTCTTCAGGTAAGGTTGTCGCTTCAGCCTCTGCAATAACAGGTTCATCAGAGATCTCAATGATGGAAGTTTGCTGATTTTGCCACCACCACAAAGAAGAAATACCCAAAATAATAATAAAGATGCCCCATGTTAGGGTCATGATGCGGCTATCGTGTTTCTCGCGTTTTGCCTTCCCCGAAAAACTTTGCATTTTCTGCTCTTGAGGCTGCGCTTCTCCGCAATCGTCTAAAGCACATAATACGACAGATTCTTCAAGCCCAACGGCTTTAGCATAAGAACGAAGATAGCCGCGAGTAAATGTCGCAACCTGATCTTTTTCAAACTGATTCGTTTCGATGTTTTGGATGATATTGAGGCGTAAACGTAGGCGGTCGGCGATTTGTTGTTGGCTTAAACCTAATTCTTCACGTTTGCGTTTTAAGATAGTTCCTGCTTCTAATTTTTTTTCATCAATGCTGGTTTCAATTTCGGCACTCATAATTATTCTGTTCTCGTTTTGATTCCTGCTTACCTGCACTTTTGCTTGTTATTCGTTGGTAGTGCGCATTAAACAGTCATAGCAATTAGGTTGAGGACATTTCCTCAAGTGAAAATAAGTGCAATTTAAGGAATTATTCACCTTATATGCAACGAAGCACTCCAATTGGAGTACCTTAACTCTTAATTCTAATAGATATCAGAGGTGAAACAACATAGAAAAGACGCATAATTTACAGACAGCTCAAGGTTTTTCCTAAATTTGACATCTCTTAGACGCTAAAGTTTTTCAAATTGCTACAAATTAAAAAAGCCAGAGCAATGCTCTGGCTTTTTTTAATTTCAATTGGGATTGGTATTAAACCGCTTTTACATCGATACTTTCGCCACGTGCCGCTTTGATCATTTGTGTCCGTTTAGTTCGGTCAATCACATCACCAACTAACTGGCCACATGCGGCATCGATATCATCACCACGCGTTTTACGAACCGTCACAGTATGCTCATATTGCATCAATGTTTTCTGGAAACGGTCAATACGTGAATTACTTGGCTTCTTATAAGGTGAACCTGGGTATGGGTTAAATGGGATCAGGTTGATTTTACACGGCGTGTCTTTCATCAACTGAGCCAATTCACGTGCGTGGTCCATGTCATCGTTCACATGGTCAAGCAATACATACTCCACCGTCACTTTACCGCGGTTCGCATTTGAAGACGCAAGGTAGCGACGAACCGACGCTAGGAAATCTTGGATGTCCCAACGATCGTTGATTGGCATGATTTCACTGCGCAGCTTATCGTTTGGCGCGTGAAGAGATATTGCTAATGCAACGTCGATTTTGCCCGTCATCTGATCAAGACCAGAAACCACACCTGAAGTCGAGACGGTTACACGACGCTTAGAAAGACCGAAACCAAGATCGTCAAGCATGATTTCAAGCGCAGGGATCAAGTTCTTCATGTTAAGAAGTGGCTCACCCATCCCCATCATTACCACGTTAGTGATAGGACGACGGCCGGTTTCTTTCTCTAAGCCTACTTCGCGAGCAGCTCGCCAAACTTGGCCAATAATTTCAGATACTTTTAGGTTGCGGTTAAAACCTTGCTGCGCGGTTGAACAGAACTTACATTCCAACGCACACCCTACCTGAGAAGACACACACAATGTTGCGCGATCATCTTCCGGGATGTAAACCGTTTCTACGTCCTGATCACCCACCTTCATCGCCCACTTGATGGTGCCGTCTGAAGAGTGTTGAGCTTCTGCTACTGTTGGTGCTTTGATTTCACACTTGTGTTGCAGTTTTTCACGTAGCTTCTTGTTGATGTTGGTCATGTTGTCGAAGTCATCAACACCGAAATGGTAGATCCACTTCATCACCTGATCAGCACGGAATGCTTTCTCGCCTAGCTCATCTGCGAAAAACGCTCGCATACCTTTGCGATCAAAATCGAGTAGATTGATTTTTTCAGTGGTCATGTAACCTCTCAAATGACGGAACATTAAATAAGGGCGCGAATTGTACAGCCTTTATGCAGCTTCAACAAGAGCTGTAACACCCTCGATTTATTAAGGCTTTAAAAACACAATGATTAAATTTTATACAAAAATAACAAACCCGCCTTTACAGCGGGTTTCTAAAATCAATTTCGCAATTCGGCCTAGTCTGCGATTGCTTTGATTTGCTCGACTATCGCTTTTAAGCCATTGCCTCGCGATGGGCTCAAATGGGCAATTAAACCGAGCTTTTCAAAATAGTCATCAACATCAAATTCACGGATCTGTTGGCGAGTTTTGCCATTAAAAGCCGCAAGCACCAAAGCAATCAGTCCTCTTACGATGCGTGCGTCCGAGTCTGCACAAAAATACCAAGTTTCGCCATCACACTGGCTCACTAACCAAACCTGACTTTCGCAACCAGAAACCATCACTTGTTCAGTTTTCAACTCATCCGGCATGGTGGGTAATTTTTTCCCCCACTGAATCACCTGACGATAGCGGTCTTCCCAACCATGGAAATTTTGCATCGTTGTTACGATATCTTTTGTCGTAATCTCTGTACCAAACGGTGAAGATGGAAATACAGACATGGTCGTTCCTATTTTTTGTACTTTTGAATCAGCTTCTCGACGATACGCGAAACAGCGACAAAACCAAAGGAAGCCGTAACCACAGTCGCCGCACCAAAACCACTGGCACAGTCCATACGTTTTGGTCCCTCAGCGGTCGATTTTACACCACAGACACTACCATCAGGTTGAGGATATTTTAGCTGCTCAGTAGAAAAGACACACTCAATCCCAAATTTACGCTGTGGATTTTTAGGAAAGTTGTGGTGACGACGCAATGTATCTTTGATTTTTTTTGCCAAGGGATCTTGGATGGTTTTGGTTAAATCAGCCACTTGGATTTGAGTTGGGTCAATTTGCCCACCAGCGCCACCCGTCGTGATCACTTTAATTTTATTACTGCGACAGTACGCCAGCAATGAAGCTTTTGCTTTCACGCTATCGATGGCATCAAGCACGTAATCAAACTCTTTACTGAGATATTCATGTTGATTGTCTGGCGTAATAAAGTCATCAACTAGGTTAACTTTACATTCCGGGTTGATCAGTTTAACCCGCTCCGCCATCACTTCAATCTTGCTCTGTCCAACGGTGCCTGACATTGCATGAATTTGGCGGTTGATATTAGTGACACACACATCATCCATATCAATTAAGGTTAATTCGCCAATACCAGTACGGGCCAGAGCTTCAACAGCCCAAGATCCAACGCCACCAATACCGATAACACACACATGTGCTGCACGAAGAATTTCCACTTCGCTATTGCCATACAAACGACGAGTGCCACCAAAACGTTGGTTATAGCTGTCTGAAGCTGGAGTGTCGAGTTCACGCATGAAGTATTTTCCGCTTGGTAGAAAAACAAAGAGTGCGATTTATACGCACTCTTGGAAAAAATGTCTAGTCACGTCAGTTGGGTTACTGACGCTTTTCTGGCGAGAGCGCCCAAGGTGCGCGAGTTGTGCTGTTTTCCAAGCCCAACTTCCACACACGACCAAAATGTTTGTAGTGACCCGCTTCGATACCCGCACGAGCGCCCATACCATGATATAAGTCGAGGTGGTTACGTTTTACCGCGCCGCCTGTATCCAACACGATCAACAAACGTAGTTGGTGTGCCCCGCTCCAAGAACCATCGGCATTTAGCAAAGGAACTTCCGCAAGAATTGGCGTGCCCATTGGCAAGATTGAGCGATCACCAGCAACGGAAGCCATTGGTAATAGTGGAATGCCTGCCGATCCGGTTACAGGTGCATCCGCCTGAGGTTGGAAAAACACGTAAGAAGGGTTTTGCTCTAGCAGCTCACGCGCTACCGCTTCATCTTGCGCCATCACCCATTCTTTAATTGCTTTCATCGACATTTTCTCGCGAGGCACTTCACCACGTTCGATCAACACGCGACCCACACTGATGTAAGCTTTGTTATTTTTGCCGCCGTATGCGAAGTACTCCAGAGAATCGTCGTCATCAAAGTGAACAAAACCACTGCCCTGCACTTCCATCATAAATGGGTCAATCATATTAGAGGCATAACCAAGCTCTAAGCCTTGTCCATTTAATGCACCAGCGTAAATTTCGGCGCGCGTTGGGCAGTTCGAAGAACAATTCGGTTTGCGGTAAACCGGATACTTAAACACGCTATCCGGACGATGGCGCATTTCAATAACAGGAGAGAAATAACCAGTGAATAAGACATTCCCTTTCTTATCAGCGCCACCAAACTGCGCCGCTTGAATACCAAAGTTGCTTAGGTCTGTCGGATTACCACTCTGTAATACCCACTCATTCAGCTTTTCATAGAGTGGTTGGTACACTTTTGCCATAGATGGTGACTTATTGACCACTTGCTCAGCCTGGCGGCTAAATTCGGTAAAATCACGAGGCTTCTCTGATTCAACGGCATCTACTTTGTTTAGTAGATAGTTGAACTCGCCATCAACATATTGATGAGCTAATTGATTGTCTAGTTCGCTAGTCGATTGTGCACAGCCAAAAAGTAACACAGCGGCTGTCAAGGGAAGATATTTTTTAATCACGAAGGCCATTCCTCTAATACTGTGCAGCGAGGATGACAAACTCCTAATTAAATCGCAATCTAACTAACGTTTCCGAATATTTTTTTTGTATTTTCCTGACAATCGAAACTTGGGTTTGTAACGTTTATCGGACAATAACTGCATTTCAGTATTTTCCTCATTGAGCATTCGATAGTGATAGGTGGTTTTTCCGGTTTGATACGTAAGGACATCGCCATCGAAATCAAACTGACTGCTAACAAGCTTTCCATTTTTCACAATACCATTCTGGCTGACTTCAATTTTTTCAGCAGCATAAGATGCCACATTGTGTTCAACCCAAGTCCCGTAAATGGCTTCTCGATCAACAAAATGGTCTCTCACATGTTGAAACAAACTTCCGTAAACCAACGCAACACCTACCGTTCCAACAGATACCACCACCAGCAATGTTCGCTCTAGTGCTTTTTTCGACTTTCGACCTGTCAGCTCTTCTTCGCTAACCGAAGCTCGTTTTAGGTACCCCGACTTTCCTTTATTTGCAACGCTTGCCACTCGTTAATTCCCCCGAACCGATCCACTATTGAACAGGTGATCGGTTAAGAATGTGCCTGACACTATCAAAAAACACTTGCCCACAAGTGAATAAAAAGACAGTATCGGTAAATATTAATTCACAAGGACGTCACTAAATTGAAACTTCGCAGTACCGCTTTAGTTAAGGGATTCCGCCAATCTGCCCCCTATGTAAATGCCCACCGAGATAAGACCATGGTGGTGATGTTAGGAGGAGAAGCCGTAGCTGATAAAAACTTTTCAAATATCATTAGCGACCTTGCCTTGTTGCATAGCCTAGGCGTCAAAATCGTTCTTGTGCATGGTGCAAGGCCACAAATCAACACCTTGCTAGAAACACATAACTATTCGACTCCTTACCACAAGGGGACCCGCGTAACTGACGAGCACGCATTGAACTTGGTTATGCAAGCTTCAGGGCAACTGCAGCTTGCGATCACCGCTCAATTATCAATGAGTTTAAACAACACACCGATGGCGGGGACTCAGCTCAACGTCGTGAGTGGAAATTTTGTTATCTCTCAACCTTTAGGTATAGATGACGGCGTCGACTATTGCCACAGCGGCAAAATACGTCGTATCGATATTGAAGGTATCAACCGCATGTTGGATCAAGGCTCTATTGTGCTGCTTGGCCCAATCGCTAGCTCCGTCACTGGAGAGTCATTCAACCTTCTTTCCGAAGAGGTCGCGACTCAAGTTGCCATCCGCCTCAATGCCGATAAGCTGGTTGGCTTTTGTTCAGAACAAGGGATCATTGATGAGAACGGAGAAGCCATTGCAGAGCTGTTCCCCAAAGAGGCAGAACAAATCTTGCAACGCATCGAATCTGATCATGACCAAAACCATGACAACTCTTCTGGTACTTTACGTTTTCTTCGTGCCGCAACCACAGCGTGCCGGGCTGGTGTCCCTCGCTGTCATTTAGTCAGCTACAAAGAAGATGGGGCTTTAATTCAGGAATTGTTCTCTCTTGATGGTATTGGAACTCAAATCGTTATGGCTAGCGCTGAGCAAGTTCGTCAAGCCAGCATCGATGATATTGGTGGGATCTTGGAGCTTATCCGACCATTGGAAGAACAAGGTATTTTAGTTCGCCGTTCACGGGAACAACTTGAACAAGAGATCCATCAATTTACCATCATCGATAAAGATGGCCTGATCATTGGTTGCGCCGCGCTGTACCCATATACCGAAGATAAAATGGCAGAAATGGCTTGTGTTGCTATCAAACCCGAATACCGAGATGGCAACCGAGGGCTATTGCTACTGAACCACATGAAGCAACAATCTCGCTCACGCGGCATTAAACAAATCTTTGTTTTAACGACGCGAAGCTTACACTGGTTTAGAGAGCAAGGGTTCCATGAAATTGGGGTTGAATCCCTGCCAATGCAAAAACAGGGGTTATATAACTTTCAGCGCAAATCGAAGATCCTTGCCTTACAAGTTTAATTCTCAACAAGGAGACAGTATTACGGGAGTTTGCACAATTTTCGGATAGTATTTTAGCCTTTAATTGACTAATATTTGTTCTCCCCAATGCGGGGAGACTTAAAATTATTATTGGACTATTCTTCACTTGGTGTAAGCCAAGCTGCACGGATTGCTTGAGGTAGATATCAACGTCACTAAGAGCAACAGTCATGAGAACCATCATTTGTAACTCAATACAAAGTTTTTGGGATATGGCAGACAACGAACTCCTTGAAGGACTCGATGTTCACTGCGTGTTTCCCGTTTCAGAAGGGCTCAAGTCCTTCATCCTAAATTACAAAGACAAATACAAAATCCGTCATATTTCGTTTACTTCTGCATTTTCCGAATAGTCCAATACCAAGGATGGTTACCTACTTAAGCGCTCCATCAACCCACTAGCACGCTCTGTTTTAATCCGAATACCACGCTTTAATACGTGATCATTACAATATAAGGCCAAACGCTTCTTTGCCCTTGTAATGCCAGTGTAAATCAGCTCTCGCGTTAAAATAGGACTAAATTCAGGTGGCAGAATCATTAAGGTAAAATCAAATTCACTGCCTTGAGATTTATGAATCGTCATCGCATACGCCGTTTCATGCTCAGGCACTCGACTTGGCAATACCGCTTTCACACGACCATCAGGCAATTCAAAAAAAACTTTCAAACGCGGTTCTTGCTGACTGTCGTCCAGCATACAGATGCCAATGTCACCGTTGTATAAACCTAAACCGTGATCGTTACGCGTTACCATAACAGGGCGACCTGGATACCATAATTCATCTTGAGTCTGAATAAGCTTTCTTGCGGCTAATGCTTTCTCAATACGAGTATTAAGCCCCGCTACACCAAAGTCTCCCTCACGAATGGCGCATAGCAATCGACAACGGTTAAACGCCATAAGCACTTGTTTTGCCTTGTCAGCGAGTTCTCCCTCATTTTGATCTAAGGGTGCAGCGGTAAGGGTTAAATATTCTGAATATTGCTGAACTAAGCTCTGCAACATTTGGCTGTAGTGCTGGCTATCAAGGGGAAACTTTTCAATATCGTGGAATGCTTTCTGCCACACTCCATCCATCTGCTGTGCAGAACCTGCATTCACCGCTTTCGCTAGCTGCCCGATACCGGAACGTGCATCAAAGCGATAGCTTTTCTGCAGCATGCACAAACTGTCAGCTATGGTGACTGACTGAGAAGATGTGTGTTGCAACGCTTGGTAGCCAGTTAACTGTGCCAATACACTGCTTTGCGCTTGGCTATATCCTTGCTGATGGAAAGAACAAATATCGCCAAGAACGGCGCCGGCTTCTACGGATGCAAGCTGGTCTTTATCACCCAACAGGATCAAGCGAGCATGTTTTGGTAATGCATCCACCACTTTAAACATCATTGGTAAATCAACCATTGAGGCTTCATCAATAACAAGAATATCCAGATGCAGTGGATTGTGCTGATTGTGGCGAAATTCAACGCTGTTTGGGATAGCCCCTAGCAAACGGTGTATGGTACTAGACTCTGTTGGAATATGAGCTTTTAGATCAGGGGAAACCGAAAGCTCACTTAATGCTTTACCAATCGATTCAGTCAGGCGCGCAGCCGCTTTTCCTGTCGGCGCCACCAGCTTAATTGTCGGGATATTTCCTTGTTGTTGCGCCTGCTCCACGAGTGCAGCAAGCAATTTGGTCACTGTTGTCGTTTTACCCGTTCCAGGTCCACCGGAGATCACCGCAAATCGACGAGTTAACGCAACAGCAGCCGCCACTTTCTGCCAGTTGAGGCAGCTTGCAGACGGTACTAAATCATCCAAAACAGCGAGATCACGAGCCGATTTTGCGCTCACTAACGTTTGATCAATCGCAACCCAATCAAGGGGAGTTTCATTCACGATATCGAGATGGTCACACACCAGTTGTTGGCGTGAGACTTGAGTTGTTGCCTTGTCCTGATTCAACGCGGAATACAAATAGTGATAGCTGCGAGCGAAGAGATTGTCGAGCAGTTCGGCAAGCTTTTGGACATCAATAGGCTTTAGGCTCATGGGTGTCCCAAAGCTATGTAAACGATCGGCAAGTGCAACTTCGTAATGCCAGTACCGGTGCAAGTACAAACGTTGTCCGTCATACATCAATGGCACCGCTTCGCCGTGTTGGCCAACCATTGGAGAATCGGTAAGTCGTGTATGCCAATCGGTTGAAAGCAAAGAGTGATTTAGCTGTGTAGCGGCATCACGATACAAACCCAATTTTTGTGCGATGTCCGTCGGCTGGCCTTGCGGATCATGCAATGGCAAGCAAATATGCCCCTTGCCTAGCTCGGCACTGACAGCCGCTGCAATAATAGCGAGTTTATCATCTGAAGTCTGAGAATAAATGAAACGCGCGAACTGATAATCCAGCTGGCGTATTACCAACTTTTCAGCAAGTTGTTGAAGTGTTTCCATTAAACTGAGCGGTGTTGTCTGGTGTTCAATCATAAATCCAATTCCATCTGCCCTGCTGTCGTGCTCCGCGTCTCAATACTCTTACCATCAATTAATCGGTCCATTTCTTGTAGAAACTCTTCACTTGGCTTGGCTGAAAAAATGCCGTTGTCACTTTCGCCATCTAATCCCCTTAAAAATAGGTAGTAGACGCCGCCAAAATGAGTTTGGTAATCGTAATCGGCGATGCGGCTACGCAGAAAACGGTGCAGGGCCAACGCATAGATTTGGTATTGCAGATCATAGCGATGATCGGCCATCGCTGACTTCAGCGCCTCGCCATGATAGAAATTGACATCATCCCCCAAATGGTTCGACTTCCAGTCCAAGACGTAGTACTTACCCTGATGCTCAAACACCAAATCAATAAAGCCTTTTAACATGCCTTGAACAGTCTGAAAACCGAGATCACCCGCTTTAGCAGAGAGTGGATCATGCCGCTGGATAACGCGATTCAATGCTGGTGCAGACAAAACGGCTATCGGCAACAGAAACTCCATTTCTACCAAACGTTGTGACGGCCCTTTTTCATTCAGACGCAATGACTTGCCATCTAATGGGGTCTCCAACACGGTACCTATCATCTGCTGCAAAACGGGTAGCCATGCTTCATCCAGCTGCTCGTTTTCCATCAGCGAAAGAATCACTTGAGTATTCTCTTCACTGCTCGCTGGCTGCGTAAATTCAATCTCTTCAAACAAACTGTGCAAGAAGGTGCCCGGCTGAGCACCTTTCGGAAAGGTGAAAATCGAACGCTCTGGCTCTGATAGGCTTAGCTCATCTTCTTCTTGCGACGAATCGATATCAAAACCACTGACTTCTATTGTTGCATCATAGGATTGGTGATGGCTGCCTTGCTTCACCAAACCAGAATAACTGGTAACACGCCATAAGCGGTCGATCGCTTGTTGCAGTTCTTTGGCAGTCAGTTCCGGTAATTCAGCTTCAATCGCTCGGAACACCTCATTTTGAACACTAGGCGGAGCAGATACCACAACAGACTCAGACTGTGAAACATGCTTTTGGATTGCCATGGTCAAATCGCTAATACCGCCTTGCTGAGCATTTTGTAATAAGTACCCCATCGCACTATGGTGAACGCCAGTCGGCTCCTTGGTTGAACGACCATTTCGCAGTGGCGCTGCACCAATAAAACAGCCATAAACAGAACGCGTTAATGCCACATAGATCAAGCGTAAGTCTTCGGCTAATCGTTCTTTGTCTGCTTGCTTGAGCGATGCGTCATTTGCGTCAATATCCAATACCGTCTGGCCGCTAATCTCATCAAAGTACTTGGCTTCGCTGGCTTCTCGGTAGGCCGTAACAAACGGCAAAAAGACCAGATCGTACTCCAAACCTTTGGATTTATGGATAGTAACAATCTGCACCAGATTACGTTCAGACTCCAAACGCTGAATTTGATCATCGCTGCCGCCTAACCCTTGCTCTGCATCACTGATCGATTGAGCGAGCCAACGCAATAAACCATGATCACTGTCGAGTTCGTTGCTCGCCTGCTGTAATAGCTCACCAATGTGCATCAAATCGGTCAGAGTACGCTCACCATTGGTTTCTTCTAACAGTCGCTCAGCAATGTGACGCTTACTGATCACCGCCCGTAGCATAGGAAGCACGCCACGCAGTGTCCAAAGCTTGCGGTATTCTTTGAACTCGTTGACGGCATTTTCCCATTCATTTTCATCATTATTCAGCGCATCAAGCTGAGCTGCATCAAGTGCAAACAATTCAGAGGCTAGACTCGCTCTTAGTGCGCGATCATTTTCTGGCGTCAAGACCGCTTGCAGTAAGCGCTGTAGATCACTGGCCACAACACTGAGAAAGACACTATCACGGTTAGAAAGATAAACACTGGCAATACCTTGTTTTGCTAACGCCTCTTTAACCATTCTGCCTTCGCTTCCGGTGCGCACTAAGACGGCAATATCTCCCGCTTGGATCGCACTGCGTTTTTTGCCATTTTCGAAGACTGCACGCCCTTCTTG encodes the following:
- the rodZ gene encoding cytoskeleton protein RodZ, coding for MSAEIETSIDEKKLEAGTILKRKREELGLSQQQIADRLRLRLNIIQNIETNQFEKDQVATFTRGYLRSYAKAVGLEESVVLCALDDCGEAQPQEQKMQSFSGKAKREKHDSRIMTLTWGIFIIILGISSLWWWQNQQTSIIEISDEPVIAEAEATTLPEEPQSTDFLTLDDDQALIEAEQSINSLPVPLPENSEQNDDVIVEDVIEVQEPAATDSVETTVTEAAVEEPEQQQTTSQPAEVVANSLQMSFKADCWIQVKDASGKTLATGIKKPGQILQLSGKTPYKVILGAPENVSMTFASEPVDLSGYTSGKVARFTLPR
- a CDS encoding bifunctional tRNA (adenosine(37)-C2)-methyltransferase TrmG/ribosomal RNA large subunit methyltransferase RlmN produces the protein MTTEKINLLDFDRKGMRAFFADELGEKAFRADQVMKWIYHFGVDDFDNMTNINKKLREKLQHKCEIKAPTVAEAQHSSDGTIKWAMKVGDQDVETVYIPEDDRATLCVSSQVGCALECKFCSTAQQGFNRNLKVSEIIGQVWRAAREVGLEKETGRRPITNVVMMGMGEPLLNMKNLIPALEIMLDDLGFGLSKRRVTVSTSGVVSGLDQMTGKIDVALAISLHAPNDKLRSEIMPINDRWDIQDFLASVRRYLASSNANRGKVTVEYVLLDHVNDDMDHARELAQLMKDTPCKINLIPFNPYPGSPYKKPSNSRIDRFQKTLMQYEHTVTVRKTRGDDIDAACGQLVGDVIDRTKRTQMIKAARGESIDVKAV
- the tcdA gene encoding tRNA cyclic N6-threonylcarbamoyladenosine(37) synthase TcdA, whose amino-acid sequence is MRELDTPASDSYNQRFGGTRRLYGNSEVEILRAAHVCVIGIGGVGSWAVEALARTGIGELTLIDMDDVCVTNINRQIHAMSGTVGQSKIEVMAERVKLINPECKVNLVDDFITPDNQHEYLSKEFDYVLDAIDSVKAKASLLAYCRSNKIKVITTGGAGGQIDPTQIQVADLTKTIQDPLAKKIKDTLRRHHNFPKNPQRKFGIECVFSTEQLKYPQPDGSVCGVKSTAEGPKRMDCASGFGAATVVTASFGFVAVSRIVEKLIQKYKK
- a CDS encoding DUF2850 domain-containing protein, with translation MASVANKGKSGYLKRASVSEEELTGRKSKKALERTLLVVVSVGTVGVALVYGSLFQHVRDHFVDREAIYGTWVEHNVASYAAEKIEVSQNGIVKNGKLVSSQFDFDGDVLTYQTGKTTYHYRMLNEENTEMQLLSDKRYKPKFRLSGKYKKNIRKR
- the ispG gene encoding flavodoxin-dependent (E)-4-hydroxy-3-methylbut-2-enyl-diphosphate synthase; this encodes MQHESPIKRRPSTRIYVGDVPIGDGAPIAVQSMTNTRTTDVDATVAQIRALENVGADIVRVSVPTMEAAEAFKLIKQQVNIPLVADIHFDYRIALKVAEYGVDCLRINPGNIGKEDRIRAVVDCARDKNIPIRIGVNGGSLEKDIQMKYGEPTPEALVESAMRHVDILDRLNFDQFKVSVKASDVFLAVDSYRLLAKKIDQPLHLGITEAGGARAGAVKSSVGLGMLLAEGIGDTLRISLAANPVEEIKVGFDILKSLRIRSRGINFIACPSCSRQEFDVIGTVNALEERLEDIITPMDVSIIGCVVNGPGEAEVSHLGLAGSNKKSAFYEDGKRQKERFDNDDLVAQLESKIRAKAAVLDQENRIDIKVQD
- the argA gene encoding amino-acid N-acetyltransferase → MKLRSTALVKGFRQSAPYVNAHRDKTMVVMLGGEAVADKNFSNIISDLALLHSLGVKIVLVHGARPQINTLLETHNYSTPYHKGTRVTDEHALNLVMQASGQLQLAITAQLSMSLNNTPMAGTQLNVVSGNFVISQPLGIDDGVDYCHSGKIRRIDIEGINRMLDQGSIVLLGPIASSVTGESFNLLSEEVATQVAIRLNADKLVGFCSEQGIIDENGEAIAELFPKEAEQILQRIESDHDQNHDNSSGTLRFLRAATTACRAGVPRCHLVSYKEDGALIQELFSLDGIGTQIVMASAEQVRQASIDDIGGILELIRPLEEQGILVRRSREQLEQEIHQFTIIDKDGLIIGCAALYPYTEDKMAEMACVAIKPEYRDGNRGLLLLNHMKQQSRSRGIKQIFVLTTRSLHWFREQGFHEIGVESLPMQKQGLYNFQRKSKILALQV
- the csdE gene encoding cysteine desulfurase sulfur acceptor subunit CsdE, with the translated sequence MSVFPSSPFGTEITTKDIVTTMQNFHGWEDRYRQVIQWGKKLPTMPDELKTEQVMVSGCESQVWLVSQCDGETWYFCADSDARIVRGLIALVLAAFNGKTRQQIREFDVDDYFEKLGLIAHLSPSRGNGLKAIVEQIKAIAD
- the mltA gene encoding murein transglycosylase A, with amino-acid sequence MIKKYLPLTAAVLLFGCAQSTSELDNQLAHQYVDGEFNYLLNKVDAVESEKPRDFTEFSRQAEQVVNKSPSMAKVYQPLYEKLNEWVLQSGNPTDLSNFGIQAAQFGGADKKGNVLFTGYFSPVIEMRHRPDSVFKYPVYRKPNCSSNCPTRAEIYAGALNGQGLELGYASNMIDPFMMEVQGSGFVHFDDDDSLEYFAYGGKNNKAYISVGRVLIERGEVPREKMSMKAIKEWVMAQDEAVARELLEQNPSYVFFQPQADAPVTGSAGIPLLPMASVAGDRSILPMGTPILAEVPLLNADGSWSGAHQLRLLIVLDTGGAVKRNHLDLYHGMGARAGIEAGHYKHFGRVWKLGLENSTTRAPWALSPEKRQ